One window of the candidate division WOR-3 bacterium genome contains the following:
- a CDS encoding transcriptional regulator translates to MDKLKEISIVLSEMSDPEIACSFLRALLTKDEIKMISSRWELSKMLACGLSQRKISKKLGLSLCKITRGSKELGKRNSALKRGLNVLKPAVISALWIWWAV, encoded by the coding sequence ATGGACAAATTAAAAGAAATATCAATCGTGTTGAGCGAAATGAGCGACCCGGAAATCGCTTGTTCTTTTTTACGGGCTCTTTTGACAAAAGACGAGATAAAAATGATTTCTTCCCGCTGGGAGCTTTCAAAAATGCTTGCTTGCGGATTGAGCCAGAGAAAAATATCGAAAAAATTAGGACTGAGTCTTTGCAAGATAACGCGAGGTTCGAAAGAACTTGGAAAAAGAAATTCGGCTCTAAAACGAGGATTGAATGTACTAAAACCGGCAGTCATATCGGCTCTCTGGATCTGGTGGGCGGTCTGA
- a CDS encoding DUF4342 domain-containing protein codes for MEENSNQEKFEVRGEDLIKKINEILKEGNAKRIIIQNEKGETVAEFPLSVGVVGVFLSPMLAAAGAIAALATKCTIIVDRKKTPIKED; via the coding sequence TTGGAAGAAAATTCAAATCAAGAAAAATTTGAAGTAAGAGGCGAAGACCTCATCAAAAAAATCAACGAAATTCTAAAAGAGGGAAACGCGAAACGGATAATTATCCAAAACGAAAAAGGCGAGACTGTCGCCGAGTTTCCTTTGAGTGTAGGTGTCGTTGGTGTATTTCTATCTCCAATGTTAGCGGCGGCAGGAGCCATAGCCGCGCTGGCGACAAAATGCACGATAATTGTTGACAGGAAAAAAACACCCATCAAGGAGGATTAA